One genomic region from Strix uralensis isolate ZFMK-TIS-50842 chromosome 5, bStrUra1, whole genome shotgun sequence encodes:
- the HBP1 gene encoding HMG box-containing protein 1 isoform X1, with translation MATGLSDTLEHPNMVWEVKTNQMPNAVQKLLLVVDKRTSGMNESLELLKCNENLPSSPGYASCDEHMELDDLPELQAVQTDSTPPALFQLGADVSHQECSRSSWNQHTSNSNSESAYSCENGVNWLTELANIATSPQSPLMQCSFYNRSSPVHIIATSKSLHSYARPPPGSSKNDPNFSKNDLDEVPVRHERANSESESGIFCMSSLSDDDDLGWCHSWPSTVWHCFLKGSRLCFHKGRNKEWQDVEDFAQSESCGKEENLPVSPYKGYGSDGLKLISHEESISFGESVLKLTFDPGTVEDGLLTVECRLDHPFYVKNKGWSSFYPSLTVVQHGIPCCEMHLGDLCLPPGHPDAINFDDSGVFDTFKSYDFTPMDSSAVYVLSSMARQRRASLSCGGSNNQDAERSECSSKNCVSTASSHLSSNSLCSKAGKSHSSGTASTVSATSPNKCKRPMNAFMLFAKKYRVEYTQMYPGKDNRAISVILGDRWKKMKNEERRMYTLEAKALAEEQKRLNPDCWKRKRTNSGSQQH, from the exons TCAGATACTTTGGAGCATCCTAACATGGTGTGGGAAGTGAAGACAAATCAAATGCCTAATGCAGTTCAGAAACTCCTGCTCGTAGTGGACAAGAGAACTTCAGGGATGAATGAGTCACTAGAGTTGCTGAAGTGTAATGAAAATTTGCCCTCTTCTCCTGGATATGCATCCTGTGATGAACACATGGAACTTG ATGATCTTCCAGAACTACAGGCTGTGCAGACGGATTCTACCCCACCTGCACTTTTTCAGCTTGGTGCTGATGTTTCACATCAGGAATGTTCAAGATCTTCATGGAACCAACATACCTCAAACAGCAATTCAGAAAGTGCTTATTCTTGTGAGAATGGGGTGAACTGGTTGACAGAATTAGCAAATATAGCCACAAGTCCTCAAAGTCCTTTGATGCAGTGCTCCTTTTATAACAG ATCATCTCCTGTTCACATAATAGCTACAAGCAAAAGTTTACATTCCTATGCACGTCCTCCACCAGGATCCTCAAAGAATGATCCTAACTTCTCCAAGAATGATTTGGATGAAGTACCAGTCCGACATGAAAGG GCGAATAGTGAATCAGAATCTGGCATTTTCTGCATGTCATCACTTTCAGATGATGATGATTTAGGATGGTGCCATTCCTGGCCCTCAACTGTTTGGCATTGTTTTCTAAAAG GCTCTCGTTTGTGCTTTCATAAAGGACGCAATAAAGAGTGGCAGGATGTTGAAGATTTTGCACAATCTGAAAGctgtggaaaagaggaaaatctcCCAGTGAGTCCTTACAAG GGCTATGGTTCCGATGGTTTGAAGTTGATTTCTCATGAAGAAAGCATTTCCTTTGGTGAGTCAGTGCTGAAGCTGACTTTTGATCCTGGCACAGTGGAAGATGGCTTGCTTACAGTAGAGTGCAGACTCGATCATcctttttatgttaaaaataaag GTTGGTCATCTTTTTATCCAAGCTTGACTGTGGTACAGCATGGCATTCCATGCTGTGAAATGCATCTTGGAGATCTGTGTCTACCTCCTGGACACCCTGATGCCATTAACTTTGATGATTCAGGTGTTTTTGATACATTTAAAAG TTACGATTTTACACCAATGGATTCCTCTGCAGTTTATGTGCTAAGCAGCATGGCTCGCCAGCGTCGCGCTTCTCTATCTTGTGGAGGATCAAACAATCAAGATGCTGAGAGATCAGAATGCAGTAGTAAAAACTGTGTGTCTACTGCATCATCACATCTTTCCTCCAATTCTTTGTGCAGCAAAGCTGGCAAAAGCCACAGCTCAGGGACTGCGAGTACTGTGAGTGCCACTTCTCCAAACAAGTGCAAAAGACCAATGAATGCCTTCATGCTTTTTGCCAAAAAATACAGAGTTGAATATACTCAGATGTATCCAGGGAAAGACAACAG AGCCATAAGTGTGATACTCGGTGACaggtggaagaaaatgaaaaatgaagagagaCGGATGTACACGCTAGAAGCCAAGGCCTTGGCGGAAGAACAGAAACGTTTAAATCCTGACTGTTGGAAACGAAAACGAACAAATTCT GGCTCACAACAGCATTAA
- the HBP1 gene encoding HMG box-containing protein 1 isoform X2 gives MVWEVKTNQMPNAVQKLLLVVDKRTSGMNESLELLKCNENLPSSPGYASCDEHMELDDLPELQAVQTDSTPPALFQLGADVSHQECSRSSWNQHTSNSNSESAYSCENGVNWLTELANIATSPQSPLMQCSFYNRSSPVHIIATSKSLHSYARPPPGSSKNDPNFSKNDLDEVPVRHERANSESESGIFCMSSLSDDDDLGWCHSWPSTVWHCFLKGSRLCFHKGRNKEWQDVEDFAQSESCGKEENLPVSPYKGYGSDGLKLISHEESISFGESVLKLTFDPGTVEDGLLTVECRLDHPFYVKNKGWSSFYPSLTVVQHGIPCCEMHLGDLCLPPGHPDAINFDDSGVFDTFKSYDFTPMDSSAVYVLSSMARQRRASLSCGGSNNQDAERSECSSKNCVSTASSHLSSNSLCSKAGKSHSSGTASTVSATSPNKCKRPMNAFMLFAKKYRVEYTQMYPGKDNRAISVILGDRWKKMKNEERRMYTLEAKALAEEQKRLNPDCWKRKRTNSGSQQH, from the exons ATGGTGTGGGAAGTGAAGACAAATCAAATGCCTAATGCAGTTCAGAAACTCCTGCTCGTAGTGGACAAGAGAACTTCAGGGATGAATGAGTCACTAGAGTTGCTGAAGTGTAATGAAAATTTGCCCTCTTCTCCTGGATATGCATCCTGTGATGAACACATGGAACTTG ATGATCTTCCAGAACTACAGGCTGTGCAGACGGATTCTACCCCACCTGCACTTTTTCAGCTTGGTGCTGATGTTTCACATCAGGAATGTTCAAGATCTTCATGGAACCAACATACCTCAAACAGCAATTCAGAAAGTGCTTATTCTTGTGAGAATGGGGTGAACTGGTTGACAGAATTAGCAAATATAGCCACAAGTCCTCAAAGTCCTTTGATGCAGTGCTCCTTTTATAACAG ATCATCTCCTGTTCACATAATAGCTACAAGCAAAAGTTTACATTCCTATGCACGTCCTCCACCAGGATCCTCAAAGAATGATCCTAACTTCTCCAAGAATGATTTGGATGAAGTACCAGTCCGACATGAAAGG GCGAATAGTGAATCAGAATCTGGCATTTTCTGCATGTCATCACTTTCAGATGATGATGATTTAGGATGGTGCCATTCCTGGCCCTCAACTGTTTGGCATTGTTTTCTAAAAG GCTCTCGTTTGTGCTTTCATAAAGGACGCAATAAAGAGTGGCAGGATGTTGAAGATTTTGCACAATCTGAAAGctgtggaaaagaggaaaatctcCCAGTGAGTCCTTACAAG GGCTATGGTTCCGATGGTTTGAAGTTGATTTCTCATGAAGAAAGCATTTCCTTTGGTGAGTCAGTGCTGAAGCTGACTTTTGATCCTGGCACAGTGGAAGATGGCTTGCTTACAGTAGAGTGCAGACTCGATCATcctttttatgttaaaaataaag GTTGGTCATCTTTTTATCCAAGCTTGACTGTGGTACAGCATGGCATTCCATGCTGTGAAATGCATCTTGGAGATCTGTGTCTACCTCCTGGACACCCTGATGCCATTAACTTTGATGATTCAGGTGTTTTTGATACATTTAAAAG TTACGATTTTACACCAATGGATTCCTCTGCAGTTTATGTGCTAAGCAGCATGGCTCGCCAGCGTCGCGCTTCTCTATCTTGTGGAGGATCAAACAATCAAGATGCTGAGAGATCAGAATGCAGTAGTAAAAACTGTGTGTCTACTGCATCATCACATCTTTCCTCCAATTCTTTGTGCAGCAAAGCTGGCAAAAGCCACAGCTCAGGGACTGCGAGTACTGTGAGTGCCACTTCTCCAAACAAGTGCAAAAGACCAATGAATGCCTTCATGCTTTTTGCCAAAAAATACAGAGTTGAATATACTCAGATGTATCCAGGGAAAGACAACAG AGCCATAAGTGTGATACTCGGTGACaggtggaagaaaatgaaaaatgaagagagaCGGATGTACACGCTAGAAGCCAAGGCCTTGGCGGAAGAACAGAAACGTTTAAATCCTGACTGTTGGAAACGAAAACGAACAAATTCT GGCTCACAACAGCATTAA